CACGCTCCAAAACGCTGCGATGGTGGCGCTAACTACCGTTAAGTAATCAAAAGTTTATGGGGTCGCCCACGAGAGGGATACGTGACCTAGACGACAGCGGGAAAGTTGCCCCGTGAAGCGCGTTCCCATGCCCCGGCTATGCTCGGGCGCGCACCTGCCGTAGACCCCTGGAGCACCCATGGCCCTGAAGATCACCGTGATCGGCACCGGTTATCTCGGCGCGACACACGCGGCGGCCATGGCCGAGCTGGGCTTCGAGGTGCTTGCCCTCGACGTCGTGCCCGAGAAGATCGAGATGCTGGAGCGCGGCGAGGCTCCGATGTACGAGCCGGGGCTCGACGAGCTGCTGCGCCGGCACGTCGCCGGTTTCGAGGGTTCCAGCGGGCGTCTGCGCTTCACCCAGGACTGGGCCGAGGTCGGTGCCTTCGGCGATGTGCACTTCGTCTGCGTGAACACCCCGCAGCGGCACGGCGAGTACGCCTGTGACATGAGTTACGTCGACTCCGCGTTCGCCTCGCTCGCCCCACATCTGCACGGTCCCGCCCTGGTCGTCGGCAAGTCGACCGTGCCCGTCGGCTCCGCCGACCGGCTGGCGGCCTACCTGTCCGCGCACGCGCCCGCCGGCGAGGACGCCGAGCTGGCCTGGAACCCGGAGTTCCTGCGCGAGGGCTTCGCGGTCGACGACACGCTGCACCCCGACCGGATCGTGGTCGGCGTGCGCAGCGAGCGCGCCGAGAAGCTGCTGCGGGAGGTGTACGCCACGCCGATCGCCGAGGGCTCGCCGTTCGTGGTGACCGACTTCCCGACGTCCGAGCTGGTGAAGACCTCCGCGAACTCCTTCCTCGCCACGAAGATCTCGTTCATCAACGCCATGGCGGAGGTGTGCGAGGCAGCGGGCGGTGACGTGGCCAAGCTGGCGGAGGCCATCGGTTACGACGACCGGATCGGCAAGAAGTTCCTGCGGGCCGGGATCGGGTTCGGCGGCGGATGTCTGCCGAAGGACATCCGCGCCTTCATGGCACGGGCCGGCGAGCTGGGTGCCGACCAGGCGCTGACGTTCCTGCGCGAGATCGACTCCATCAACATGCGCCAGCGCGGGCAGATGGTGGAGCTGGCCCGGCAGGCGCTGGGCGGCGGGCCGTTCCTCGGCAAGCGCGTCGCGGTGCTGGGCGCGACGTTCAAGCCCGACTCGGACGACGTACGGGACTCCCCCGCGCTGAACGTCGCCGGGCAGATCCACCTCCAGGGCGGCCAGGTCACGGTCTACGACCCCAAGGGCATGGACAACGCCCGCCGCGTCTTCCCGACCCTCGGCTACGCCGACTCGGCGCTGGATGCCGTACGCGGCGCCGACATCGTGCTGCACCTGACGGAGTGGCGGGAGTTCCGGGAGCTGGACACCGAGGCCCTCGGCGAGGTCGCGGCGGCCCGGGTCATCCTCGACGGCCGCAACGCCCTCGACCCTGAGCGCTGGCGCAAGGCCGGGTGGACGTACCGGGCGATGGGGCGGCCGAACGCCTGAGTTCGACCGGCCGTCCGGGTTCGACCGGAGCAGACGCACACGGCTGACGCGGTCCGCGGCAACAGGGTGGGCGCCGCTCCGGCCGGGGCTCAGCCGGCCGGAGCGGCGCCCGCTCCATTCTCCACGCCATCGCCATGGTTCGGGAACCGCTTTCCAAGGAGAGCGGGATGACGACCGTCAGCCTGCCCGGCCGCTACCCGAACTCACCACGCAGGTCAGCCCTTGCCCGGTAACGGCGCATCTTCGCCCGGGCCCCGCAGACCTGCATCGAGCACCAGCGGCCGCGGCCGGCCGGACTGCGGTCGTAGTACGCCCAGAGGCAGTCGGCGGCCTCGCAGGCCTTGAGCCTGCTCCAGGTGCCCGCGACCAGCGCCTCGGCGACGGCGGCTGCGACCCGGGAGAGCAGGGGGCCCTCGTCGGCCGGGGCGAGGGTCGCCGAGCCGTCCCGCCGGTCGACCGCCACCAGCAGCGGCGCCCCGGC
The genomic region above belongs to Streptomyces coeruleorubidus and contains:
- a CDS encoding CGNR zinc finger domain-containing protein — translated: MTERTPAPGGLALVEALVNTLDIESGADSLDTAEGRARFGITPDEVGDARALRESLRAALLAHAGHPPHREVTPLGELLAGAPLLVAVDRRDGSATLAPADEGPLLSRVAAAVAEALVAGTWSRLKACEAADCLWAYYDRSPAGRGRWCSMQVCGARAKMRRYRARADLRGEFG
- a CDS encoding UDP-glucose dehydrogenase family protein, with product MALKITVIGTGYLGATHAAAMAELGFEVLALDVVPEKIEMLERGEAPMYEPGLDELLRRHVAGFEGSSGRLRFTQDWAEVGAFGDVHFVCVNTPQRHGEYACDMSYVDSAFASLAPHLHGPALVVGKSTVPVGSADRLAAYLSAHAPAGEDAELAWNPEFLREGFAVDDTLHPDRIVVGVRSERAEKLLREVYATPIAEGSPFVVTDFPTSELVKTSANSFLATKISFINAMAEVCEAAGGDVAKLAEAIGYDDRIGKKFLRAGIGFGGGCLPKDIRAFMARAGELGADQALTFLREIDSINMRQRGQMVELARQALGGGPFLGKRVAVLGATFKPDSDDVRDSPALNVAGQIHLQGGQVTVYDPKGMDNARRVFPTLGYADSALDAVRGADIVLHLTEWREFRELDTEALGEVAAARVILDGRNALDPERWRKAGWTYRAMGRPNA